From Rubidibacter lacunae KORDI 51-2, a single genomic window includes:
- a CDS encoding DNA adenine methylase: MSSVKSIEPVGPVPTSSERSVGLPESERAKPLAKPLFLAKPLLKWAGGKTQLLSSIDTYFPPQLKEGRISRYIEPFVGGGAVFLHVAQHYNVSEIVLYDLNPELASIYKVVRTDVDALIECLSQLQSDYLRLDTGDRKDYFYQQRERHNAARVAIDWHAYSAAWVERAATLLFLNRTCFNGLFRVNSKGDFNVPHGRYVKPRICDAENLRAVSHFLQRAKIYCGDFTDCRDLVDSNTFVYFDPPYRPLSKTANFTAYSTQAFSDREQQRLCEYYSDLHQVGARLMLSNSDPHNIDAEDDFFDCLYADFRIERVRASRSINSDATKRGQINELLILNY, translated from the coding sequence ATGTCATCTGTTAAATCTATCGAGCCCGTCGGACCCGTCCCTACTAGCAGCGAGCGATCGGTCGGTTTGCCAGAGTCGGAGCGCGCGAAGCCTTTGGCGAAGCCGTTATTTTTGGCGAAGCCGTTATTAAAGTGGGCGGGCGGCAAGACGCAGTTGCTCTCGAGCATCGACACTTATTTCCCTCCCCAGCTCAAAGAAGGTCGCATTTCGCGTTACATCGAACCGTTTGTTGGAGGTGGAGCGGTATTTTTACACGTCGCGCAACACTACAACGTGTCGGAGATCGTTCTCTACGATCTCAATCCCGAACTCGCCTCGATCTACAAAGTCGTTCGGACCGATGTTGACGCTCTGATCGAGTGCCTTTCGCAACTTCAGTCGGACTATCTAAGACTAGACACCGGCGACCGGAAGGATTATTTTTACCAACAGCGAGAACGGCACAACGCTGCGCGTGTGGCGATTGACTGGCACGCATATAGTGCGGCGTGGGTCGAGCGAGCGGCAACGCTACTATTTCTCAATCGGACTTGTTTCAACGGGTTATTTCGCGTCAACTCGAAAGGGGATTTTAACGTTCCTCACGGACGCTATGTCAAGCCGCGCATCTGCGATGCGGAGAACTTGCGTGCTGTTTCGCACTTTCTGCAACGCGCCAAAATCTACTGCGGCGATTTCACCGACTGCCGCGATCTTGTTGACTCCAACACGTTCGTGTATTTCGATCCGCCCTATCGACCGCTGAGCAAAACGGCTAACTTCACGGCCTACTCAACGCAAGCATTTAGCGATCGCGAACAGCAACGACTCTGCGAGTATTACAGCGACTTGCATCAGGTTGGAGCTCGGTTAATGCTCAGCAACTCCGACCCGCACAACATCGACGCGGAGGACGACTTTTTCGATTGCCTTTATGCCGACTTTAGAATCGAGCGCGTACGTGCTAGTCGCAGCATCAACAGCGACGCCACCAAGCGCGGGCAGATTAACGAGCTGCTGATTCTCAATTACTAG
- a CDS encoding VOC family protein, whose protein sequence is MAFPLSIGVERAVSAILLGALLPGLTDSLFSTQGIMVMLLVAYAGAMWMFLTSAPKVYTMMVSDLEVAREFYEGVLCLSAADVPLHYYYNYEQTLGTAGVDPLYMPLNSTVPVGTGTMPDGLWYQLKKNTQLHVIAGANPSRVNPSRPEADRRERHRHVCFDRKCLDQVLGRVRARRLKYKIRRTKPLNFLVKDLSDRVIEMAEVTD, encoded by the coding sequence ATGGCGTTTCCCCTCAGCATCGGCGTCGAGCGCGCGGTGTCGGCGATACTGCTCGGAGCGTTGCTTCCCGGCCTGACCGATTCGCTGTTCTCAACCCAGGGCATCATGGTCATGTTGCTAGTGGCTTACGCCGGAGCAATGTGGATGTTCCTAACGAGCGCGCCGAAGGTCTACACGATGATGGTGTCGGATTTGGAGGTGGCGCGGGAGTTTTACGAAGGCGTCTTGTGCTTGTCGGCAGCAGACGTTCCCTTGCATTACTACTACAACTACGAGCAAACGTTGGGGACGGCAGGTGTCGATCCGCTATACATGCCGCTAAATTCAACCGTGCCGGTAGGTACGGGTACGATGCCGGACGGACTGTGGTATCAGCTCAAGAAAAATACGCAGCTGCACGTGATTGCCGGTGCCAATCCGAGTCGTGTAAATCCCAGCCGCCCTGAAGCCGATCGTCGCGAGCGCCATCGCCACGTTTGCTTCGATCGCAAATGTCTCGATCAAGTACTCGGACGCGTTCGCGCACGACGATTGAAATATAAGATCCGCCGCACCAAACCGCTCAACTTTTTGGTCAAAGACCTCAGCGATCGCGTGATCGAAATGGCAGAAGTGACCGATTGA
- a CDS encoding RNA polymerase sigma factor has product MRIPHFPEAQHPIVRSLATSSDRDLLADFREHPEQGKYFTALFCRYSPLIYALVRHGARSPVQADYLFALTWRHMYHELRGLDPLLVDDEGENSLQSWLVRTAGFCVSQIELPPPEDINYDLQAASPPLWCHLELAMDRLPPLERFVVLMAQTFHWNDTRIAAYLQAEEEMLSPAEVRAALQDGYRQLEQALPADIRAIYLAQRPLAA; this is encoded by the coding sequence GTGCGAATTCCCCATTTTCCCGAAGCACAACATCCCATCGTGCGCTCGCTGGCAACCTCAAGCGATCGCGACCTGCTTGCTGATTTTCGAGAACATCCCGAGCAGGGCAAGTACTTTACCGCACTTTTCTGCCGGTATAGTCCGCTGATTTACGCGCTAGTTCGCCACGGTGCGCGATCGCCCGTACAAGCAGACTACTTGTTCGCGCTGACCTGGCGGCATATGTATCACGAACTGCGCGGTTTGGATCCGCTGCTGGTTGATGACGAGGGCGAGAACTCACTGCAAAGCTGGCTGGTACGAACGGCAGGATTCTGTGTCAGTCAAATCGAGCTGCCGCCGCCAGAGGATATCAACTACGATTTGCAAGCTGCCTCGCCACCGCTATGGTGCCACCTAGAGCTAGCAATGGATCGCTTGCCACCGCTGGAGCGCTTTGTCGTACTGATGGCTCAGACGTTCCACTGGAACGATACGCGCATCGCAGCGTATTTGCAGGCAGAAGAAGAAATGCTTTCCCCCGCTGAAGTTCGGGCGGCGCTTCAGGACGGGTACCGCCAACTCGAGCAAGCACTGCCTGCAGATATTCGGGCAATTTACCTCGCCCAACGTCCGCTCGCGGCATAG
- a CDS encoding PQQ-dependent sugar dehydrogenase produces MHRCSLLSLLVAIAACRPLAPDTGVSSKPLPADIAQLVSARTEIAVEPLKPAPIDIAVDDLPAPYASASASKPPQVVPIPEAPTLKVPSGFVVNVFAEGLASPRWLALTPEGDVLVTETRANRIRRLRDTDRDGTADDITAFATAGNGLDIPFGMAFAGGSFFLGNHNGVRRFAYDESSGSLSGRGVPIAELPGGGYNQHWTRNVVAAPGGDRLYVSIGSRSNAAVEPLPRASVQVMSLDGSGRETFAYGLRNPVGLDFHPVTGELYATINERDLLGDDLVPDYFTRIRTGEFFGWPYTYLRPDLLDPRHLDGNRSTNPELAARTQTPDVLFQAHSAALGLQFYDGSTFPKRYLHGAFVAFRGSWNRDRGTGYKVVFVPFADGRPLGHYEDFLTGFLLDAWGPTVWGRPVGLLVLPDGSLLVTEEANGRIYRIQYGG; encoded by the coding sequence ATGCATCGCTGCTCCCTGCTCTCGTTGCTGGTGGCGATCGCGGCCTGCCGTCCGCTCGCCCCGGATACCGGCGTATCGTCCAAACCGTTGCCTGCAGACATAGCGCAGCTCGTCTCAGCTCGAACTGAGATCGCAGTCGAACCGCTAAAGCCCGCGCCCATCGACATTGCTGTCGATGATTTGCCTGCTCCCTATGCTTCGGCTAGTGCTTCGAAGCCGCCGCAGGTGGTTCCCATCCCCGAGGCCCCAACGCTAAAGGTGCCCTCGGGGTTTGTTGTCAATGTATTTGCTGAAGGGTTGGCGAGCCCGCGCTGGCTGGCCCTGACCCCTGAAGGCGACGTGTTAGTGACCGAAACGCGCGCCAATCGCATCCGCCGCCTGCGCGACACCGATCGCGATGGCACTGCCGACGACATAACTGCGTTTGCGACGGCCGGCAACGGCCTCGACATCCCGTTTGGTATGGCGTTTGCCGGTGGGTCGTTTTTCTTGGGCAATCACAACGGCGTACGCCGCTTCGCATACGACGAATCTAGCGGGTCTCTATCCGGTCGGGGCGTTCCAATTGCCGAGCTACCCGGTGGCGGCTATAACCAACACTGGACGCGCAATGTCGTTGCCGCACCGGGAGGCGATCGCCTATACGTCTCGATCGGCTCGCGCTCGAATGCAGCCGTTGAGCCCCTACCGCGTGCCTCTGTACAGGTGATGAGCTTGGACGGAAGCGGTCGGGAGACATTTGCTTACGGGCTGCGCAACCCCGTCGGCTTGGATTTTCACCCGGTGACGGGCGAGCTGTACGCCACGATCAACGAACGCGATCTGCTTGGCGATGACTTGGTACCGGATTATTTCACGCGCATCCGCACGGGCGAGTTCTTCGGCTGGCCCTATACTTACCTGCGCCCCGACCTGCTCGATCCGCGCCACCTCGACGGCAACCGGAGCACAAATCCGGAATTAGCTGCCCGAACGCAAACCCCAGATGTCCTATTCCAAGCCCACTCGGCGGCATTGGGCTTACAGTTTTACGATGGCAGCACTTTCCCCAAACGCTATCTCCATGGGGCATTCGTCGCATTTCGCGGCTCATGGAATCGCGATCGCGGTACGGGGTACAAAGTCGTCTTCGTGCCCTTTGCGGACGGCCGCCCGCTGGGACACTACGAAGACTTCCTGACCGGCTTCTTGCTCGATGCTTGGGGACCCACTGTCTGGGGGCGTCCGGTCGGCTTGCTGGTACTGCCTGACGGCAGCCTGCTAGTAACTGAGGAAGCTAACGGTCGGATCTATCGCATACAGTATGGCGGTTAG